CCTCCGGAAGCGGGAAATCCACCATGATGAATCTGCTGGGTTGTCTTGATACACCAACAGAGGGAGTTTATCTGTTTGGGGGAGAGGATGTTGCGGATATGACGGATGATGAGTTGGCTGACATCCGCAATCGCCGCATTGGGTTTGTGTTTCAGAGCTTCAACCTGCTTCCCAGAGCCACGACGCTTCGCAATGTGGAGCTGCCGTTGGTGTATGCGGGCATCGATGCGTTCACGCGGGTCGAGCTGGCCGAGGCGGCCCTGCATCAGGTTGGGCTTTCTGACCGCATGGATCACCGCCCCAACGAGTTATCAGGGGGACAGCGCCAGCGCGTTGCAATCGCACGCGCCCTCGTGAATAAACCGTCCATTATTCTCGCAGACGAACCCACTGGTAACCTCGACTCGCGCACGGGTGAGGAAATCATGGCGCTCTTTGACGCCTTGCATCAGGCGGGCAATACCATCATTCTGGTTACACACGAAGACGACATCGCCCAGCATGCCAGACGCTGTGTTCGCCTGCGCGATGGCAAAGTGGAGTCCGATGTATTTGTGAACCAGCCAAACGCAGAAGTGGCCAACGGATGAAATTGCTGCTCAACGAGATCATTGAGAGTATCCGCATCGCACTGGAGCAGGTGAACCAGCACCGCATGCGTTCGCTGCTAACCGCGCTGGGGGTGATCATTGGGATCATCGCGGTCACTCTCATGGGAACTGCGATCAAAGGCATTGATATTGGATTTCGCAACAGTCTCGACATGTTGGGAACGGATACGTTTTACGTCGAAAAATGGCCATGGAGGGACGTGGGAGATGAATGGATGAAGTATCGCAACCGGCCCAATCTGCAGGCGTCCTATGCGAAGGATGTCAATGAGATCATCCAGGCCACTCCCGACTCCACCCTCATCATCGCGGTGCCAACGGTCTGGAGTCGACAGCGCATTGAGCGTGAGGATCGTGAGATCAGTGGGATCGACACGATGGGGACCAATGCAGATTATCCATTTACCGACAATGCGACGATTGAACACGGCAGGTTTTTCACCGATGCCGAAGCGGTTGCAGGGCGCAACGTAGTTGTGTTGGGATATGATGTGGCCCAAGCACTTTTCCCGGAAGGACATGAACAGGCCATCGGCAAGACAGTGAAGATCCGAAACATCAAATACACGGTCGTCGGAGTGTATGCCAAGCAGGGTAGTTTTCTTGGAATGCAAAGCTTTGATCGCAACGTGATCATGCCGCTGCCTTCCCTGCGCAAATTTTTTGTCAGTCGTTGGTGGAGTTCTGCGACCATCAAAGTTCAGAAGCGCGAAGAAGCGACCATTGCCGATGCACGGGATGAGATCATTGGCGCCATGCGCCGGGTCAGGGGACTTGAACCTGGCGAGGAAAACGACTTTGAGGTCAATCAGTCCGACGCCATCGAAGAGCAGTTGGGGCCGATCAAGCAGGGGCTTGCGCTGGCGGGATTTTTTGTGACCGGACTTGCACTGTTTGTGGGTGCGATCGGAATCATGAACATCACCTTTGTGAGTGTAAAGGAACGCACCAAGGAAATTGGAACGCGTCGGGCCATCGGTGCACGTCGTCGTTCGATTCTGATGCAATTTCTCACCGAATCGAGCATGATCTGCCTGCTTGGTGGCATCACCGGACTCGGCATTGCTTTTATTCTAAAGTCTGTGGTAGCTCAGTTTGCGCCTGATTTTCCGCTGGTGATGTCAGGAGAACTCATTCTGTTGGCGGTTTTGATTTCAATTGGGACGGGTGTGGTCTCTGGCTTTGCACCCGCTCTGCAAGCGGCTTTTCTGGATCCTGCGGAGGCATTGCGTCATGAGTAGTCAACCCACCCATTCTGCTGGCATTGGACGTCTCCGGCGCAACGATATGTTGCGCTTGGCATTTTCGTCACTGGGTGCAAACAAGTTGCGTACCGGGCTTACTGTAATGGGGGTTGCCATCGGCGTCTTTTCCGTGGTGGGCGTGATGACGGCACTCTCTGCAATTGGCCAGAGCATTGAGGGCGGTCTGAGTTTTCTCGGAGCCAACGTCTTTCAGATCCAGCGTGAACCGGCAATCCAGTTTGGCGGAGGTCGTGCGGAGTGGTGGCGCCGACCTCGCATCCAGCCGCGTCAGGCACAAGAGTTCAAGGACCTCATGGAGCAGCACGGCATTCCCGTGACATTGGTGGCGCAGGATGGTGGTGAGCGCGTCAAGTATAAGGACAAACTCACGTCCCCCCGCATCACACTGGTGGGGACCAACGAACATTTTCTCAACTCCAACAAATACGAGCTGAACTATGGCCGGAATCTCAATGATTCTGACCTCGAATTCAACCGGCCGGTCATCGTCATTGGACAGGAAATCGAAGAGGAACTCTTCCCCGCTGAACATCCGATCGGAAAGTCCATCATTGTGGATGGAGGACGCTATGAAGTGATTGGTGTTTTGAAAGAGCGTGGCGATATCTTTGGCCAGAGCATGGATGGCCTGGTTCTGATCCCGTTGCCTCGCTTTGTGGCGAACAACTGGAATCGATGGCGCAGTATGAACATGTCTGTTCAGGCTCCGAGCGCGGCACAGCTGGAGGAATACCAAGACATCGCAATTGGATACATGCGTATCGTGCGTGGTCTCGAACCCGAGGATGCCAACGATTTTGAGATCACTTCAAATGATGCGCTCAAGGAAGCGTTTGGCAACATTGCGCGCATCGTGGGGACCGGGGGGTTGCTCATCAGTGCGATTGCACTGCTCTGTTCGGGAGTGGGCATCATGAACATCATGCTGGTCAGTGTGACAGAACGCACCCGTGAAATCGGGGTGCGCAAGTCGCTCGGTGCGCGGCGATGGGACATCCTCAATCAGTTTTTGATCGAATCCGTCGTACTTTGCCAAATGGGAGCGGCAGTGGGCATTTTCATTGGCGTGCTAGCGGGCAATATTGTGGCATCAATGATGAATGTGGATGTGATCGTGCCCTGGAACTGGATCGGGATTGCTGTAATCGTCTGCTCGGTCATTGGAATTGGGTTTGGTTTCTATCCCGCTCTGCGTGCTGCGCGGCTCAATCCGGTCGATGCGCTTCGCTACGAATAACGCTGGCGACTGTGTCGCTTCCATGGTGGTTGCGTTCTGAAAATGCGTGTGTGAATGATCCATCAGGAACGCCCCAGCAGGAGTGGCAGGGCTTCATCCAGGCTGGCATCTTCAAAGCGAAAACCTGCGTCACTCAATGCGACAGGTTCCGCACCGATACCTCCCAGCAGTGCCTCATTTGCCATTGCACCCATAAGCAGCCGCAAGGCCAGCCCCGGAACCGGTAGAACGGCGGGTCTTCCCAGCGTACGGGCCAATTCCTTCGTAAATGCAGCATTGCTGGGTGGGTGGGGTGTACAAAGATTAAAAATGCCCGTCAGCTCGGGCTTTTCCACCAGAAATGTCAATGCGCGAACCAGATCGTGAATAGAGATCCAGGCGAAGGGTTGTTTCCCGTTTCCGAGTCGCCCCGCAATGCCGAGGCGGAAGGCTGGCAGCATCTTGGCGAGTGCACCAGCCTCTGGGGTCAGCACGACGCCAAGGCGTGCAATTGTTGTTTGGATGGCGGAGCCTTGCAATGGCTTCAATTCGGCTTCCCACTGTTCGCAGACCTCTGCGAGAAATCCTTCACCCCGCGTGCCTTCTTCCGTTACTCCGAGTTTCTGATGGAATCCGTAGAATCCAACGGCAGAGGCCTGAATCAGTTGTCTGGGTGGTTGGTCGAGACGGAGCAAATGCTTTACGAGCAAGTGGGCGGATTGAATACGACTGTCCAGGATGCGTTTGCGCGTCTTGCGCGTCCAGCGAGTGGCAATGGTTGACCCCGCCAGGTTGATCACGGTATCCATGCCCTCCAAGGCAGTGGAATCGATGCGTCCGCTGGAAGGATCCCAGAACAGGGTAGCGGGGCGCTCGGATTCGCGGGTGGACAGCAAAAACACCTTGTGACCACGTGAGCGCAGCAGGGGAATCAGGTTGCGTCCGACCAAACCCGTGCCGCCAGCGATCAGAATGCGTTGTGGGGAAACCTGTTGCGGTGAGGTCAGCACTTGCAGGTCGCTTTTCAGGGTGCGGTGGCGATGATAGACGACCCGGCGAATGGCCTTTTCGAGGCGGGATTTAGTTTTCCCCAGAAGCGCGGAGTCTGTGAATTCGATGCGCTCCTCCAAAATGCAGGAATGCGGGGAATCCGTCGGCAGCAGTTTGGTCCAGATGACCCATTTTCGTGCGCGTGGGGAGAGCAGTTCAAATCCAATCAGAAAACCCCGGCGCAGCGCAGTGACCCTTGCCTGCCAGCTTCCTCGCAATACACCGCTGCTGATGTGCACCGTGAACGTGGATCCTTCCTCAATCGATTTTGGCACGGGTTCGCATCTCACCGGAAGCCATGGTGGAGCGAGGCGGGAAAACGTCTGAGGGTCCTTGAGCAGGAGCCAGGCCTGTTCCGGAGCGATATCGAGCCTTGTCTGCTGTATATGAAAATGCCGTCGCATGATGAAGAAGAATGAAAATGAGGCATTGTTGCTTTGCCTACACCTGCAGTGTGTTCGGGGAGTTCTCTCAGGTCAAACTGGAGGGTTGTGTTTCAGGAGGGATTGTGTCTGAAATGAGCCAGCCACTGCGAGGGGTTGATATGAAATTACTGATCACAGGTATTTGTGGATTCGTAGGGTTTCGCATTGCGTCACACTGGCGTGAACATCGTCCTGATGTGGAAATCCTGGGCATGGACAATCTGCTTCGCTCAGGTAGCGAGCGCAACCGGAAACACCTGCGAGAGATGGGTATTCGCTTTGTGCATGGAGACATTCGCAATGCGAGTGATTTTGAACCCCTCCCATCTGTGGATTGGGTGATCGATTGCGCAGCCAACCCCTCGGTCCTCGCCGGAATGGATGGCAAATCGAGCACCCGTCAGTTGATGGAACACAATCTGGGTGGAACGGTGGAACTGCTCGAATTTTGCAAGCGAACGGGCGCTGGATTCATTCTCCTGTCCACGAGTCGGGTTTACAGCGTGAGTGCACTGGCTACTCTTCCCATGCGAATCAAGGGCGAACGTTTCGAATTGGAAGAAGAG
Above is a genomic segment from Puniceicoccaceae bacterium containing:
- a CDS encoding ABC transporter permease; protein product: MKLLLNEIIESIRIALEQVNQHRMRSLLTALGVIIGIIAVTLMGTAIKGIDIGFRNSLDMLGTDTFYVEKWPWRDVGDEWMKYRNRPNLQASYAKDVNEIIQATPDSTLIIAVPTVWSRQRIEREDREISGIDTMGTNADYPFTDNATIEHGRFFTDAEAVAGRNVVVLGYDVAQALFPEGHEQAIGKTVKIRNIKYTVVGVYAKQGSFLGMQSFDRNVIMPLPSLRKFFVSRWWSSATIKVQKREEATIADARDEIIGAMRRVRGLEPGEENDFEVNQSDAIEEQLGPIKQGLALAGFFVTGLALFVGAIGIMNITFVSVKERTKEIGTRRAIGARRRSILMQFLTESSMICLLGGITGLGIAFILKSVVAQFAPDFPLVMSGELILLAVLISIGTGVVSGFAPALQAAFLDPAEALRHE
- a CDS encoding ABC transporter permease, which codes for MSSQPTHSAGIGRLRRNDMLRLAFSSLGANKLRTGLTVMGVAIGVFSVVGVMTALSAIGQSIEGGLSFLGANVFQIQREPAIQFGGGRAEWWRRPRIQPRQAQEFKDLMEQHGIPVTLVAQDGGERVKYKDKLTSPRITLVGTNEHFLNSNKYELNYGRNLNDSDLEFNRPVIVIGQEIEEELFPAEHPIGKSIIVDGGRYEVIGVLKERGDIFGQSMDGLVLIPLPRFVANNWNRWRSMNMSVQAPSAAQLEEYQDIAIGYMRIVRGLEPEDANDFEITSNDALKEAFGNIARIVGTGGLLISAIALLCSGVGIMNIMLVSVTERTREIGVRKSLGARRWDILNQFLIESVVLCQMGAAVGIFIGVLAGNIVASMMNVDVIVPWNWIGIAVIVCSVIGIGFGFYPALRAARLNPVDALRYE
- a CDS encoding ABC transporter ATP-binding protein; protein product: MQPYTNSGEPIIEIAGVRKIYNLGQTQVRALDGVDLKIFPNDYVAIMGPSGSGKSTMMNLLGCLDTPTEGVYLFGGEDVADMTDDELADIRNRRIGFVFQSFNLLPRATTLRNVELPLVYAGIDAFTRVELAEAALHQVGLSDRMDHRPNELSGGQRQRVAIARALVNKPSIILADEPTGNLDSRTGEEIMALFDALHQAGNTIILVTHEDDIAQHARRCVRLRDGKVESDVFVNQPNAEVANG
- a CDS encoding TIGR01777 family oxidoreductase, yielding MRRHFHIQQTRLDIAPEQAWLLLKDPQTFSRLAPPWLPVRCEPVPKSIEEGSTFTVHISSGVLRGSWQARVTALRRGFLIGFELLSPRARKWVIWTKLLPTDSPHSCILEERIEFTDSALLGKTKSRLEKAIRRVVYHRHRTLKSDLQVLTSPQQVSPQRILIAGGTGLVGRNLIPLLRSRGHKVFLLSTRESERPATLFWDPSSGRIDSTALEGMDTVINLAGSTIATRWTRKTRKRILDSRIQSAHLLVKHLLRLDQPPRQLIQASAVGFYGFHQKLGVTEEGTRGEGFLAEVCEQWEAELKPLQGSAIQTTIARLGVVLTPEAGALAKMLPAFRLGIAGRLGNGKQPFAWISIHDLVRALTFLVEKPELTGIFNLCTPHPPSNAAFTKELARTLGRPAVLPVPGLALRLLMGAMANEALLGGIGAEPVALSDAGFRFEDASLDEALPLLLGRS